A stretch of the bacterium genome encodes the following:
- a CDS encoding LytR C-terminal domain-containing protein, which translates to MENSPSEKNLKSVNPVRNRKKIYWRVFLFIILIFFLANLVLQVLRLVGAIQKPFPSLAGAFASEKRLDLKQKSNLLLLRYSAEKTLQESWVLSYENSSRQLHFFKLPHQASLANEEKSLSEVFSASFDQNFWLSANLIGAPLDGYLAFRDLEAFSKEAFLESRRELFSLSFFFNFFGQKAWLDQHLATNLSSSQLIGVARIFKAVSLDKIDFTDLSGFAEKGVVEAEKIDREIGSLLIDPDIAEENSLVKIVNGSGVAGLGSNLKRIVTNLGGRSLTVESGNEKMTKVLAVDEDSKLARRIAGFLGVGVSKTNQTSEAEVEIFLGSDLAERLSLASLKK; encoded by the coding sequence GTGGAAAACTCTCCCAGCGAAAAAAATTTAAAATCAGTAAACCCGGTTAGAAATAGGAAAAAAATCTATTGGCGGGTCTTTCTTTTTATTATCCTGATCTTTTTCTTGGCCAATCTGGTTCTGCAGGTACTGCGTTTGGTTGGGGCGATCCAGAAGCCCTTTCCCTCTTTGGCAGGTGCTTTTGCCAGTGAAAAAAGACTCGATCTAAAACAGAAATCGAATCTTTTGCTTCTGAGGTATTCTGCGGAGAAGACCCTACAAGAAAGCTGGGTATTAAGCTACGAGAACTCCTCAAGGCAGCTCCACTTCTTCAAACTTCCTCACCAAGCTTCTTTAGCAAATGAGGAAAAGAGTTTGAGTGAGGTTTTTTCCGCAAGTTTCGACCAAAACTTCTGGCTCAGCGCCAACCTGATTGGTGCACCGCTCGATGGTTATCTGGCCTTTCGAGATCTTGAAGCGTTCTCAAAAGAGGCCTTCTTAGAATCGAGAAGGGAACTTTTCTCTTTATCCTTCTTTTTCAATTTTTTTGGACAAAAGGCTTGGCTTGATCAGCACCTTGCGACGAACCTGTCTAGCAGCCAACTGATCGGTGTCGCTCGAATTTTTAAAGCAGTCAGTCTGGACAAAATAGATTTTACTGATTTGTCCGGTTTCGCCGAAAAAGGAGTTGTCGAAGCAGAGAAGATTGATCGGGAAATCGGCTCTTTATTGATTGATCCGGACATCGCAGAGGAAAATTCCTTAGTAAAGATTGTCAACGGTAGTGGGGTTGCTGGGTTAGGCAGCAACTTAAAACGGATTGTAACTAATTTGGGTGGAAGATCTTTGACAGTTGAGTCCGGTAATGAAAAAATGACAAAAGTTTTGGCGGTTGATGAAGACAGCAAGCTAGCCAGAAGAATAGCGGGATTTTTGGGAGTTGGGGTAAGCAAAACAAACCAAACCTCTGAAGCCGAGGTGGAGATATTTCTAGGTTCAGATTTGGCTGAAAGACTAAGCCTAGCTAGCCTCAAGAAGTAA